From a single Eleginops maclovinus isolate JMC-PN-2008 ecotype Puerto Natales chromosome 18, JC_Emac_rtc_rv5, whole genome shotgun sequence genomic region:
- the LOC134880004 gene encoding general transcription factor II-I repeat domain-containing protein 2A-like produces the protein MVRRVTAMSNNLTDQLDQDLRECRWFSIQCDESIDSSSTAQLMMFVRMVFQDFSTKEELLTLLPLKTSTRGVDIYNAVKEFFNNRNIPLEKLVSITTDGAPAMTGRHAGFIALCKSDPAFPKFVQYHCIIHQQALCAKVIGFEHVMTPVVRIINSIRSKAKQHRSFKVMLAELSAEYGDLLLHTDIRWLSRGRILLRFLSLLREIKDFMKSRDEDTSLLEDVAWLLDLAFLTDITGKLNNLNCALQGKGKTVADMISALNAFKAQMSIFSAHLQRKKVLHFPSLQMVLNDNTSASEIFGNAAEKYTQVINRVGQEFENRFCDIDKLEPCVSFVSNPFINVDTTSIAEQLSAMFSLDAGQVEIEIVTLQNDIRLKAHQAAANFWGLVDTEKYSGLCTAAMKVASLFGSTYLCESAFSDMNFIKNEHRTRLTDAHLQDSLRLAVSNYSPDYEALVASMQCQASH, from the exons ATGGTCAGGAGAGTGACAGCAATGTCCAACAACTTGACTGATCAGCTGGACCAGGATCTCAGGGAGTGCAGGTGGTTCAGCATCCAATGTGATGAGTCCatcgacagcagcagcacggcgcAGCTGATGATGTTTGTTCGGATGGTGTTTCAAGATTTCTCTACAAAAGAGGAACTTCTCACACTACTCCCCCTAAAAACCAGCACAAGGGGGGTTGATATCTACAACGCGGTGAAGGAgtttttcaacaacagaaacataccaCTGGAAAAGCTGGTGTCGATTACCACCGATGGGGCTCCTGCGATGACCGGACGGCATGCAGGGTTCATCGCGCTCTGTAAAAGCGACCCAGCGTTCCCGAAATTCGTACAGTACCACTgcatcattcaccagcaggccttATGTGCAAAG gtgatcGGCTTCGAGCACGTAATGACTCCTGTTGTGAGGATCATAAACAGCATCCGTTCCAAAGCTAAACAACACCGAAGTTTCAAGGTGATGTTGGCGGAGCTGTCGGCTGAATATGGGGACCTGCTTCTCCACACGGACATCCGATGGCTCAGCAGAGGACGGATTCTGCTCCGGTTTTTGTCGCTGTTGAGGGAGATCAAAGATTTTATGAAATCTAGAGACGAAGACACATCGCTGCTGGAGGACGTTGCGTGGCTACTAGACCTGGCATTTCTGACGGACATTACTGGAAAACTGAACAATCTGAACTGTGCGCTGCAAGGCAAAGGTAAGACTGTTGCCGACATGATCAGTGCTTTAAATGCGTTTAAAGCACAGATGAGCATTTTCTCTGcgcatttacagagaaaaaaggtgctgcacttCCCCTCTTTGCAGATGGTGCTGAACGACAATACCTCTGCGTCTGAGATTTTTGGCAACGCTGCCGAAAAATACACTCAAGTCATAAACAGGGTTGGGCAAGAGTTTGAGAATAGGTTTTGTGACATTGATAAACTTGAGCCATGTGTGTCGTTCGTTTCGAATCCATTTATAAACGTGGACACAACGTCCATTGCTGAGCAACTAAGTGCAATGTTCAGCTTGGATGCTGGGCAGGtggaaatagaaatagtgaCACTGCAGAATGACATTCGCCTCAAAGCCCACCAGGCTGCAGCAAACTTTTGGGGCCTTGTTGATACTGAAAAGTACAGTGGTCTGTGCACAGCAGCAATGAAGGTTGCCAGTCTGTTTGGGTCTACCTATCTTTGTGAATCagccttttctgacatgaatttcATAAAAAACGAACACAGAACACGGCTCACTGATGCACATCTGCAAGACTCACTCAGACTTGCAGTGTCAAATTACAGCCCAGATTACGAGGCCCTGGTTGCCAGCATGCAATGCCAGGCTTCCCATTAA